One genomic window of Candidatus Nitrospira inopinata includes the following:
- a CDS encoding Glu/Leu/Phe/Val family dehydrogenase: MQELDTHTFRLAVAQFDEAAEALRLDPNLRERLKLPQRSLVVSLPVRMDDGRVEVFTGYRVQHDSSRGPSKGGIRYHPDVSLGEVAALAMWMTWKCALVGLPYGGAKGGIRVAPKTLSRSELQRLTRRYAAEIFPLIGPDKDVPAPDVGTDAQVMAWIMDTYSQQVGYAVPGVVTGKPLSLGGSLGREEATGRGVVYVAMEALRHLGLSIDRATVAIQGFGNVGSHTARIMQQQGGRVVAVSDVNGGLYDPKGLDIPELLRRYREEGRSLQETKMGEPITNDDLLELDCTMLVPAALSEQITVKNASRLRCKILVEGANGPTTLDADRILGEKGVFVVPDILANSGGVIVSYFEWVQDLQRFFWSAEDIQRRLHNLITSAFHRTLELSRRQKTSMRMAALMSGIDQVAQAHLQRGLYP; encoded by the coding sequence GAGCGGCTGAAGCTGCCTCAGCGTTCACTGGTCGTCAGCCTTCCGGTCCGCATGGACGACGGACGAGTGGAGGTTTTCACCGGCTATCGGGTCCAACACGATTCCTCCCGCGGCCCCTCCAAAGGAGGCATTCGCTACCATCCGGACGTGAGCCTCGGCGAGGTGGCGGCGTTGGCCATGTGGATGACCTGGAAATGTGCCTTGGTCGGCCTCCCGTATGGAGGAGCCAAAGGCGGCATCCGGGTGGCGCCCAAAACGTTGTCCCGCTCGGAATTGCAGCGGTTGACCAGGCGATACGCGGCGGAAATCTTTCCGCTCATCGGTCCCGACAAGGACGTTCCGGCTCCGGATGTCGGAACGGACGCCCAAGTCATGGCGTGGATCATGGACACCTACAGCCAACAGGTCGGCTACGCCGTCCCAGGCGTCGTGACCGGCAAGCCGCTGTCGCTGGGCGGCAGCCTGGGACGCGAGGAAGCCACCGGACGCGGAGTCGTGTATGTGGCCATGGAAGCGCTGCGCCATCTTGGGCTATCCATTGACCGCGCGACGGTGGCGATCCAAGGATTTGGAAACGTCGGCTCTCATACCGCGCGCATCATGCAACAGCAGGGGGGCCGCGTGGTCGCCGTCAGCGACGTCAACGGCGGTTTGTACGATCCCAAGGGACTCGACATCCCGGAGCTGCTCCGCCGATATCGGGAAGAAGGGCGGTCTCTCCAGGAAACCAAGATGGGCGAGCCCATCACCAACGATGACCTATTGGAGCTGGACTGTACGATGCTTGTCCCCGCCGCCCTGTCTGAGCAGATCACGGTGAAAAACGCGTCCCGCCTGCGCTGCAAAATTCTCGTCGAGGGCGCCAATGGGCCGACCACGCTGGACGCCGATCGCATTCTGGGGGAGAAAGGCGTCTTTGTCGTTCCGGACATTCTGGCCAATTCGGGCGGCGTCATCGTATCGTACTTCGAGTGGGTGCAGGATCTGCAGCGGTTTTTTTGGAGCGCCGAGGACATCCAGCGGCGGCTCCACAACCTGATCACCTCGGCCTTTCACCGCACGCTCGAATTGTCTCGGCGACAAAAGACGTCGATGCGCATGGCGGCGCTCATGAGCGGAATCGATCAGGTTGCGCAGGCGCATCTCCAGCGCGGTCTTTATCCATAG